The following are from one region of the Gossypium hirsutum isolate 1008001.06 chromosome D03, Gossypium_hirsutum_v2.1, whole genome shotgun sequence genome:
- the LOC107932302 gene encoding disease resistance protein RPV1 isoform X3 has product MAMSEISRCTYHVFLSFRGEDTRKSFTDHLYTALVHLGIQTFRDDEEIERGNNIKYEIERAILHHSKISIVVFSKNYAASTWCLNELVMILEHKKSSKHIVLPVFYDVDPSQVKNQTGSYGEAFTQHEQNFESMVQRWRNALKEVADIGGMVLQDRHESQFIQDIVKEVQNKLHLISLYVPPYLVGIDPLVTQINQWLEQDGANKVGIATICGIGGIGKTTIAKVVYNQNIPRFEGYSFLADVRETSQDCNGLVRLQRQLISDILKGKSHKIYNIDNGINKIKEIVCCRRVLLVLDDVDELEKIRKLMGTQIPFHPGSKIIITSRNRCLLNAYFISQMFDLEASTSCGGLSKQFEVKELASSESVQLFNWYAFGHNSVPESSMVFARSLVKHCGGLPLALQVFGSSLSSKSVSSWKSALEKLEEIPDNKIQKILRISYDSLEDDHDKNLFLDIVCLFIGKDRDYTTTILDGCDFYTTIGIENLVGRSLLIINEKNKLMMHQMIKDMGREIIRQESSDIGKRSRLWHKNAFDVIREKIGSRTVKCLTLDLKGLLEDKAKRTNTTLHFPKHSKSQFLMANDVDMETQAFAKMKGLKQLQLDYVRLKGDFKDFPKRLRWLRWRGFCMQSFPVDFDINELIVLDMRNSKLKQVWRDTECLPNLKILNLNHSHGLLKTPSFSGLPSLEKLMLKDCINLVEVDQSIGELKMLTFLNLKDCTSLRHLPRTIGSLISLEELVLSGCSRLDDVPRELHNMESLKVLNLDETAIYQSRSGLHWLLLKRSKGMGFSWASLPSSLVKLSLESCKLSNDVIPNDLCNLASLKSLNLSRNPIHYLPESLKNLTKLDKLLLTSCTELQMIPKLPVLLNVFECKFIFGDNSPFQGSGIINLPCFFSSTRCVIFGCEKLTEVENLFKLEPIENFEEEEIRRLFNVDSINRNRLQLYSYLTDSIMLATPQVLQECGITSTFVVGSEVPIGFKHGTNEHRISFFLPTPSHPDEKIHRFSLCVVFSLASDQMLELLPSVHIFNETKMIMQRYRSSFIGIPETNDNTMLWLIHWPVTDCQFEGGDLVSCMVVPIHLSIRKFGVTYESEHNIRYEYGFSHLSTGII; this is encoded by the exons atggCAATGTCAGAAATCTCGCGATGTACTTATCATGTATTCTTGAGTTTTAGAGGTGAAGATACGCGCAAAAGTTTCACGGATCATCTTTACACAGCTTTGGTGCACTTAGGAATTCAAACATTCAGAGATGATGAGGAAATCGAGAGAGGGAATaacataaaatatgaaattgaaagaGCAATACTACACCACTCCAAAATTTCTATCGTTGTTTTCTCAAAGAATTATGCTGCATCCACATGGTGTCTTAACGAACTTGTAATGATATTGGAGCACAAGAAATCCTCTAAACATATTGTGTTGCCAGTTTTCTATGATGTGGATCCGAGTCAAGTCAAGAACCAGACGGGAAGTTATGGAGAAGCATTTACCCAACATGAACAAAACTTCGAGTCCATGGTACAAAGATGGAGGAATGCTTTAAAAGAAGTTGCGGATATAGGAGGCATGGTTCTACAAGACAG GCATGAATCACAATTCATTCAAGATATTGTTAAAGAAGTTCAAAATAAACTTCATCTTATTTCTTTGTATGTCCCTCCTTATTTAGTTGGAATAGATCCTCTCGTGACACAAATTAATCAATGGTTAGAGCAAGATGGAGCAAATAAAGTTGGCATTGCAACTATTTGTGGCATTGGAGGCATTGGGAAGACAACCATTGCCAAAGTTGTTTACAATCAAAACATCCCGAGGTTTGAAGGTTATAGTTTCCTTGCTGATGTTAGAGAAACAAGTCAAGATTGCAATGGTTTAGTCCGTTTGCAAAGGCAACTTATTTCAGATATCCTTAAAGGAAAATCACATAAAATATACAATATAGATAATGGAATTAACAAGATCAAAGAAATTGTCTGTTGTAGAAGAGTTCTTCTTGTTCTTGATGATGTTGATGAAttggaaaaaataagaaaattaatgggAACTCAAATTCCTTTTCATCCGGGAAGTAAAATCATCATAACTAGTAGAAACCGATGCCTATTGAATGCATATTTTATAAGCCAAATGTTTGATTTGGAAGCATCAACTAGTTGTGGAGGCTTAAGCAAGCAATTTGAAGTAAAAGAATTAGCTTCAAGTGAATCAGTACAACTTTTTAATTGGTATGCTTTTGGTCATAACTCTGTGCCTGAAAGTTCAATGGTTTTTGCAAGAAGTTTAGTGAAACACTGTGGTGGGCTTCCATTAGCTCTTCAAGTTTTCGGCTCTTCACTATCTAGCAAAAGTGTGAGTTCTTGGAAAAGTGCATTGGAGAAATTAGAAGAAATCCCTGACAACAAAATTCAAAAGATTCTAAGAATAAGCTATGATTCTTTGGAAGACGATCATGACAAAAATTTATTCCTTGACATAGTTTGTTTATTCATTGGGAAGGATAGAGATTACACGACTACAATTCTAGATGGTTGTGATTTCTATACAACAATTGGAATTGAAAATCTAGTAGGCAGGTCTCTCTTAATCATTAATGAAAAAAACAAGCTAATGATGCACCAAATGATTAAAGATATGGGACGAGAAATTATTCGTCAAGAATCTTCAGATATTGGGAAACGAAGCAGATTGTGGCATAAGAACGCGTTTGATGTAATAAGAGAAAAAATT GGTTCCAGAACAGTTAAGTGCCTCACACTTGACCTAAAAGGATTGCTAGAAGACAAGGCTAAACGGACAAATACAACTCTACATTTTCCAAAGCATTCCAAAAGTCAATTTCTCATGGCAAATGATGTTGATATGGAAACTCAAGCATTTGCGAAGATGAAGGGACTTAAACAGCTTCAACTGGATTATGTAAGACTTAAAGGAGACTTCAAAGACTTTCCCAAAAGATTAAGATGGTTACGTTGGCGTGGGTTTTGTATGCAATCTTTTCCGGTGGATTTTGATATCAATGAACTAATTGTTCTCGACATGCGCAACAGTAAACTTAAACAAGTTTGGAGGGATACAGAG TGCCTCCCAAATTTAAAGATCCTTAATCTCAACCATTCACATGGCCTTCTTAAAACCCCAAGCTTTTCAGGACTCCCTAGCCTTGAGAAGTTGATGCTCAAAGATTGCATAAATTTGGTGGAAGTTGATCAATCCATTGGTGAGCTAAAGATGCTTACTTTCTTGAACCTTAAAGATTGCACTAGTCTTAGGCATCTTCCAAGGACAATTGGTTCATTAATATCACTTGAAGAGCTTGTCTTATCTGGTTGTTCAAGACTTGATGATGTTCCTAGGGAGTTACATAATATGGAATCATTGAAGGTGCTTAATTTAGATGAAACTGCCATATATCAATCAAGATCGGGGTTGCATTGGCTCTTACTGAAAAGAAGCAAAGGAATGGGTTTCTCTTGGGCATCTCTACCGAGCTCTTTGGTAAAGTTAAGCCTTGAAAGTTGCAAATTATCTAATGATGTCATCCCCAATGATCTTTGTAACTTGGCTTCCCTGAAATCCTTAAATTTAAGTAGAAACCCAATTCATTACCTACCCGAAAGCTTAAAAAACCTTACAAAACTTGATAAACTTCTATTGACTTCTTGCACTGAACTCCAAATGATTCCAAAGCTTCCGGTCTTGCTCAATGTTTTTGAGTGCAAGTTTATTTTTGGAGACAATTCTCCATTTCAAGGATCTGGGATAATTAATCTTCCATGCTTCTTTTCTTCCACACGATGTGTTATTTTTGGATGTGAAAAATTGACTGAGGTTGAAAATCTATTCAAGTTGGAaccaattgaaaactttgaagaagaAGAGATTAGAAGATTATTCAACGTAGATTCCATTAACAGAAATCGACTGCAACTTTATAGCTACCTAACAGACAGCATAATGCTTGCTACCCCACAG GTCTTGCAAGAATGTGGTATAACAAGCACATTTGTTGTAGGAAGTGAAGTTCCGATTGGGTTTAAGCATGGCACTAACGAGCAtcgaatctctttttttttgccAACACCATCTCATCCAGATGAAAAGATCCATCGGTTCAGCTTATGCGTTGTTTTCTCTTTAGCTAGTGACCAAATGTTGGAGCTTCTACCAAGTGTCCACATTTTCAATGAGACCAAAATGATCATGCAGAGATATCGCTCAAGTTTCATCGGAATTCCTGAGACTAACGATAACACAATGTTGTGGTTGATTCATTGGCCAGTAACGGACTGTCAGTTTGAAGGCGGTGACCTTGTGAGTTGCATGGTAGTGCCTATTCATCTCAGCATAAGAAAATTTGGCGTTACTTATGAATCAGAACACAACATTAGATATGAATATGGCTTTTCGCACTTATCTACAG GTATTATATGA